The Brasilonema sennae CENA114 genome includes a region encoding these proteins:
- a CDS encoding DUF1611 domain-containing protein, translating into MRLALNQRVAVLLHEQLLGRHGKTGLSILRYSEAPIVAVIDREYAGKSLTELTGIKRDVPIVASVAAALEYQPQVLVIGIAPKGGVLPDDYWHELKNALSAGMSIVNGLHTPLASMPDLKALLKPGQVIWDVRKEPSNLDVASGLARNLSCQRVLTVGTDMSVGKMSTSLELHWASRRRGLRSKFIATGQTGLMLEGDGVPLDAVRVDFAAGAVEQVVMRYGKNYDILHIEGQGSLLHPGSTATLPLMRGSQPTQMILVHRAGQTEVINGVPIPPLSEVVKLYETVARAGGAFAPVPVVGISLNTKDLDESQALDAVAQTETETGIPCTDPIRFGVDKLLNALMQG; encoded by the coding sequence GTGCGTCTGGCGCTTAATCAACGAGTAGCTGTCCTACTACATGAGCAACTTCTGGGACGTCATGGCAAAACTGGGCTGTCAATTTTACGCTACAGTGAAGCCCCAATTGTCGCAGTGATTGACCGCGAATATGCAGGCAAATCTTTAACTGAGTTAACGGGTATCAAGCGTGATGTGCCAATAGTCGCATCAGTTGCAGCAGCGCTAGAATATCAGCCTCAGGTTTTGGTTATTGGTATTGCCCCTAAAGGAGGTGTTTTGCCAGATGATTATTGGCATGAACTTAAGAACGCTTTATCAGCGGGTATGTCAATAGTCAACGGTTTGCACACGCCATTGGCAAGTATGCCAGACTTAAAAGCATTGCTCAAACCAGGGCAAGTTATTTGGGATGTACGTAAAGAACCATCTAACTTAGATGTTGCTAGCGGTTTGGCACGTAATCTCTCATGTCAGCGAGTCTTGACTGTGGGTACTGATATGTCAGTCGGCAAAATGTCAACTAGTCTGGAGTTACATTGGGCATCACGCCGGCGGGGTTTGCGTTCTAAATTTATTGCCACAGGTCAAACTGGTTTGATGTTAGAAGGGGATGGTGTGCCATTGGATGCAGTCAGGGTAGACTTTGCCGCTGGTGCTGTGGAACAGGTAGTTATGCGGTATGGTAAAAACTACGACATTTTGCATATTGAAGGACAAGGTTCTCTACTGCACCCTGGTTCGACTGCAACGCTACCCTTAATGAGAGGATCGCAACCAACACAGATGATACTCGTTCATCGTGCCGGACAAACTGAGGTGATTAATGGTGTACCGATTCCGCCTTTATCAGAAGTCGTAAAACTTTATGAAACTGTTGCCCGTGCAGGTGGTGCATTTGCACCTGTACCTGTTGTTGGTATATCTTTGAACACCAAGGATTTAGATGAATCACAAGCATTGGATGCTGTCGCTCAAACTGAAACAGAAACTGGAATACCCTGTACAGATCCAATACGATTTGGTGTTGATAAGTTGTTGAATGCACTGATGCAAGGGTGA
- a CDS encoding superoxide dismutase, with product MAIARRHFLVLLGASAGAFALDSCASAQNLQSQNKISPNTNNPSPSKTGAIQLPPLPYAYEALEPHIDAATMRFHHDKHHATYVKNLNAALDKHPELKNRTVEQMLLNLNSVPEDIRKTVRNNGGGHVNHSMFWRIMKPNGGGEPRGPIADAIKQNFGNFAAFKNKFNEDGAARFGSGWVWLVRTKDGKLAVTTTPNQNSPLSDGSYPIMGNDVWEHAYYLKYQNRRADYLNAWWNVLNWDEINKRLVEGKAA from the coding sequence ATGGCTATTGCTCGTCGTCATTTCTTAGTTTTACTCGGGGCTAGTGCTGGTGCATTTGCTTTAGATTCTTGTGCTTCAGCCCAGAATCTGCAAAGCCAAAACAAAATAAGTCCAAATACAAACAATCCAAGTCCAAGCAAGACAGGGGCTATCCAATTACCACCGTTACCCTATGCTTACGAGGCGCTAGAACCACACATAGACGCCGCCACAATGCGGTTTCACCATGATAAACACCATGCAACTTACGTAAAAAACTTAAACGCAGCACTAGACAAACATCCAGAACTCAAGAATAGAACTGTTGAACAGATGCTGCTTAACCTTAACAGCGTGCCAGAAGATATTCGTAAAACGGTACGCAATAATGGTGGTGGTCATGTGAACCACTCAATGTTTTGGAGAATCATGAAGCCGAATGGTGGTGGAGAACCTAGAGGACCGATTGCAGACGCCATCAAACAAAACTTCGGCAATTTTGCAGCCTTCAAAAATAAGTTTAACGAAGATGGTGCAGCTCGTTTTGGAAGTGGATGGGTTTGGCTAGTCCGCACCAAAGATGGAAAGCTTGCAGTCACAACCACACCCAATCAGAACAGTCCTTTAAGTGATGGTAGCTATCCAATTATGGGTAATGACGTGTGGGAACACGCATATTACCTCAAGTACCAGAATCGCCGCGCTGATTACTTGAATGCTTGGTGGAACGTCCTGAACTGGGATGAGATCAATAAACGGTTAGTAGAGGGTAAAGCGGCGTGA
- a CDS encoding Rieske 2Fe-2S domain-containing protein — translation MATEITLQGNMRDAIACSGSVSNSTAGAKPIAELKQGEELTFQWTKQWYPVAVVEFLDPSRPHAMQLLGKDIVLWRDGSGKWRCFEDFCPHRLAPLSEGRVEADGTLLCAYHAWRFDSEGNCVSIPQSLDKQTEAKHCSNPKSCAVAFPTQECQGLLWVWSESGPQAQSESQLRTPRLVPELESDADRVVHLFWNIRDLPYGWDFFMENVADPAHVPVSHHGIVGNRYKDAKYYDMIRVRQMSTQEGFSFEITPVAPNLKQAVHDFQPPSQMKIVSTFKDGGQLILALYATPTRPGWCRHIGCQVLVKNEAGKLPKGLGFFGLPMPTWLGHVLASVFLHQDSVFLHYQHKIIAQRGKGKWLETVYTPNPQDKMTIAFRHWLSNRAGGGIPWDSGCNPHLPLEKLDKEKLFDVWTTHTQNCSYCQNALKNINRLTMLAYIAAVVCLCIGVIVDARAVAIRVALTSGGQTATSLFTVVPPTGFWLALGGTILFATVGYLLKKFSRLFYIYKFEHADNN, via the coding sequence ATGGCTACTGAGATTACTCTGCAAGGGAATATGCGTGACGCAATAGCGTGTTCGGGAAGCGTCTCAAACAGCACCGCAGGGGCAAAGCCAATCGCAGAATTGAAACAAGGAGAGGAACTCACATTCCAATGGACAAAGCAGTGGTATCCAGTAGCTGTGGTAGAATTCCTAGACCCATCTCGCCCCCACGCAATGCAGTTACTGGGAAAAGATATTGTCTTATGGCGGGATGGCTCCGGTAAATGGCGTTGCTTTGAAGATTTTTGTCCACATAGACTCGCTCCTCTTTCTGAAGGTCGTGTTGAGGCTGATGGCACACTTTTATGTGCTTACCACGCTTGGCGCTTTGATTCTGAAGGGAACTGCGTTAGCATTCCTCAGTCACTAGACAAGCAGACAGAGGCAAAGCACTGCTCAAACCCCAAGTCATGTGCTGTTGCCTTTCCGACGCAAGAGTGCCAAGGTTTATTGTGGGTGTGGTCAGAGTCTGGTCCCCAGGCACAGAGCGAAAGTCAATTGAGGACACCGCGACTTGTTCCAGAACTTGAGAGTGATGCGGACAGGGTAGTACACCTTTTTTGGAACATACGTGATCTTCCTTATGGATGGGACTTTTTCATGGAGAATGTGGCAGATCCAGCCCATGTACCTGTTTCCCACCACGGAATTGTCGGAAACCGATATAAGGATGCCAAGTACTACGACATGATTCGAGTTCGGCAGATGTCTACCCAGGAAGGATTCTCCTTTGAAATAACACCAGTTGCTCCAAATCTCAAGCAAGCGGTTCATGACTTTCAACCACCCTCTCAGATGAAAATTGTCTCAACTTTTAAAGATGGCGGGCAGCTCATCCTCGCTTTATATGCTACCCCCACCCGTCCTGGATGGTGTCGTCATATCGGATGCCAAGTGTTAGTGAAGAATGAGGCTGGCAAGTTGCCGAAAGGTTTAGGATTCTTTGGGCTACCAATGCCAACTTGGTTAGGTCATGTATTGGCGTCCGTGTTTCTCCACCAAGATTCGGTCTTCCTTCATTACCAGCACAAAATTATAGCTCAACGGGGAAAAGGCAAATGGCTAGAGACAGTTTATACACCCAATCCCCAAGACAAGATGACGATCGCATTTCGTCACTGGCTATCCAACAGAGCCGGTGGTGGTATCCCTTGGGACTCAGGATGTAATCCTCATCTCCCTCTAGAAAAGTTAGACAAGGAAAAACTCTTTGATGTGTGGACAACTCATACTCAAAATTGCAGCTATTGCCAGAATGCCCTGAAAAACATTAATCGTCTCACTATGCTGGCTTATATAGCAGCTGTTGTGTGCTTATGTATAGGTGTAATTGTGGATGCACGGGCTGTAGCGATAAGGGTTGCGCTAACGAGTGGTGGGCAAACGGCTACATCCCTTTTTACTGTTGTTCCCCCTACAGGATTCTGGTTGGCGCTTGGCGGCACAATCCTATTTGCAACTGTAGGATACTTGCTCAAAAAGTTCAGTCGCCTCTTCTACATTTATAAGTTTGAACATGCCGACAATAATTGA
- the rsmG gene encoding 16S rRNA (guanine(527)-N(7))-methyltransferase RsmG, producing the protein MNNLKLPSLPDMANIWQETLQWTPTVQQQVQFQQLYEFILQGNNQFNLTRITDPQEFWEKHLWDSLRGIAPILRDGGVGAAEGENTSLSSPTSSTPLSVIDIGTGAGFPGFPVAIAVANSTVTLLDSTRKKIAFLEETRAALDFTNVKTFTGRAEEVGQQPQHRQNYDVALVRAVGTASVCAEYALPLLKQGGLAVIYRGNWTEEETKVLENAVDQLGGVIELVDKFTTPLSESIRHCLYLRKVRTTPVHFPRPVGVPTQKPL; encoded by the coding sequence GTGAACAACTTAAAATTGCCTTCTTTGCCGGATATGGCAAATATTTGGCAGGAAACTCTCCAATGGACTCCTACTGTCCAACAGCAAGTGCAATTCCAACAACTTTACGAATTCATATTACAGGGTAACAACCAATTCAACCTCACTCGCATTACCGACCCCCAAGAGTTTTGGGAAAAGCATCTTTGGGATTCTCTGCGAGGAATAGCGCCCATTCTCAGAGATGGAGGAGTTGGCGCAGCTGAGGGAGAAAACACCTCCCTATCTTCCCCCACTTCCTCTACTCCCCTATCTGTTATTGACATCGGTACGGGTGCGGGTTTTCCGGGATTTCCAGTTGCTATCGCAGTAGCTAATAGTACTGTGACTTTGCTTGATTCTACCCGAAAAAAGATTGCTTTTCTTGAAGAAACAAGGGCTGCGCTTGATTTTACTAATGTTAAAACTTTTACTGGCAGAGCAGAAGAAGTCGGTCAACAACCCCAGCACCGACAAAATTACGATGTCGCCCTCGTTCGCGCTGTAGGCACTGCTTCTGTGTGCGCTGAATATGCCCTACCATTACTTAAGCAGGGTGGTTTAGCTGTGATCTATCGTGGAAATTGGACAGAAGAAGAAACGAAAGTTCTAGAAAATGCTGTTGACCAATTGGGAGGTGTTATTGAATTAGTTGACAAATTTACAACTCCCTTAAGTGAAAGCATTCGTCACTGTCTTTACTTACGGAAGGTACGAACGACACCAGTTCACTTTCCCCGTCCTGTTGGTGTTCCTACTCAAAAGCCACTATAG
- a CDS encoding ABC transporter substrate-binding protein produces MKQPTTITTAIFATCAILLTACGGGTNSSPNTGTNSTPNSSTDAAATTTSGSIPVGIAFAQTSNVALLGQEGVAGAKIAEKYFNDKGGVNGTPIKLVLQDAGGDEAGAINAFQTLINKDKVVGIVGPTLSQQAFSADPIAERAKVPVIGASNTAKGVPEIGDYIARVSAPVSTVAPLSIKAALKQNPQLKKVAVFFAQNDVFSKSETEIFQKTIKDQGLEIVTVQKFQTSDTDFQSQATNALNLKPDLIVISGLAADGGNLVRQLRELGYKGLIVAGNGLNTAKVFAVCQQACDGVIIAQAYSPQQPAEVNKQFRAAYVKQFKEEPPQFSGQAFTAVQVYVEALKALDKKSKISTMSITKLRTELNKQLLGGKYETPLGEIAFTPVGDIIQKEFYVAQIKVDKDTKKATFSILK; encoded by the coding sequence ATGAAACAACCTACGACGATTACAACTGCAATATTTGCTACTTGTGCTATCCTGTTGACAGCCTGCGGCGGTGGCACTAACAGTAGTCCAAATACTGGAACGAATTCCACCCCAAATTCCTCAACTGACGCCGCCGCAACAACTACATCTGGTTCTATTCCCGTGGGTATTGCTTTCGCACAAACCAGCAACGTGGCGTTACTCGGTCAAGAAGGAGTCGCCGGGGCAAAGATTGCTGAAAAGTATTTTAATGATAAGGGTGGTGTGAATGGCACTCCGATTAAATTAGTGCTTCAAGACGCGGGTGGTGATGAAGCAGGAGCAATTAACGCTTTTCAAACTTTAATTAATAAAGATAAAGTTGTTGGTATTGTTGGTCCTACTTTATCACAGCAAGCTTTTAGCGCTGATCCCATTGCTGAAAGAGCAAAAGTTCCTGTTATTGGTGCATCCAATACCGCTAAAGGAGTTCCAGAAATCGGAGATTACATCGCGCGTGTTTCTGCACCCGTTTCTACCGTTGCACCTCTTTCAATAAAAGCTGCACTCAAGCAAAATCCTCAGCTGAAAAAAGTTGCAGTTTTTTTTGCTCAAAATGATGTCTTTAGTAAGTCAGAAACAGAAATTTTTCAGAAGACAATTAAGGATCAGGGACTAGAAATAGTCACAGTGCAAAAGTTCCAAACAAGTGACACTGACTTTCAGTCTCAAGCCACGAATGCTCTGAATTTAAAACCAGATTTGATAGTCATTTCTGGCTTAGCTGCTGATGGCGGAAACTTAGTGCGACAACTGCGAGAACTTGGTTACAAAGGCTTAATTGTTGCGGGAAATGGTTTGAACACAGCAAAAGTTTTCGCAGTTTGTCAGCAAGCGTGCGATGGAGTGATTATTGCACAAGCCTACAGTCCACAGCAACCAGCAGAAGTCAATAAGCAATTCCGCGCTGCATATGTAAAGCAATTTAAGGAAGAACCGCCTCAGTTTAGTGGTCAAGCTTTTACTGCTGTGCAAGTGTATGTAGAAGCTTTAAAAGCTTTAGATAAAAAGTCGAAAATTAGTACAATGTCTATTACTAAATTACGTACAGAATTGAACAAGCAGCTTTTAGGAGGAAAGTATGAGACTCCTCTAGGTGAGATTGCTTTTACACCTGTAGGCGATATCATTCAAAAAGAATTTTATGTTGCCCAAATTAAGGTAGATAAAGATACTAAAAAAGCTACTTTTTCCATTTTAAAATAG
- a CDS encoding dipeptide epimerase, producing the protein MQIKVKIFTVNKRFPLTISRGTTAQTTNVWVRILHDGIEGWGEASPFSVGTHPQSTEVIKDALLQVARSLQAFSPMQRQEIEQILRKALVPSSAVAALDIAMHDWLGKRVGLPLWQIWGLNRDAIVPTSVTIGINSPEGARARARDWLAFTNVRVFKVKLGSPDGIDADRKMLIAVREEAPELELYVDANGGWSLEDAVSMCNWLADIGVKYVEQPLPKGQEEHLAQLKRLIPLPIFVDESCFNSSDIPKLASCIDGINIKLMKSGGLTEAMRMVHTARAYGLQVMFGCYSDSTLANTAAAQLAPLADYLDLDSHLNLTDDPFTGAYMQEGRILPNDLPGLGVQNSASGA; encoded by the coding sequence ATGCAAATCAAAGTAAAAATATTTACTGTCAATAAACGTTTTCCTTTGACCATTAGTCGTGGTACAACGGCACAAACGACTAATGTATGGGTGAGGATTTTGCACGATGGTATCGAAGGCTGGGGGGAAGCATCGCCGTTCAGTGTAGGTACTCATCCGCAATCAACTGAGGTCATAAAAGATGCTTTGCTACAAGTAGCACGCTCTTTGCAAGCATTCAGTCCAATGCAAAGACAAGAAATCGAACAAATATTAAGAAAAGCTTTAGTCCCTTCATCTGCTGTCGCAGCGCTGGATATCGCAATGCATGACTGGTTGGGAAAGCGGGTGGGGCTACCCCTGTGGCAAATTTGGGGACTCAATCGCGATGCCATAGTGCCGACTTCAGTCACAATTGGTATCAATTCGCCAGAAGGCGCAAGGGCTAGGGCGCGAGATTGGCTCGCGTTCACGAATGTCCGTGTTTTCAAGGTAAAGTTAGGTAGTCCGGATGGTATTGACGCAGACCGAAAAATGTTAATAGCAGTGCGAGAAGAAGCACCAGAGCTAGAGTTATACGTTGATGCAAACGGGGGTTGGAGTTTGGAAGATGCAGTATCTATGTGCAATTGGCTTGCTGATATCGGTGTAAAGTATGTAGAGCAGCCACTACCAAAAGGGCAGGAAGAACATTTAGCCCAACTCAAGAGGCTAATTCCTTTACCTATTTTTGTTGATGAAAGTTGCTTCAATAGCTCTGATATTCCCAAATTGGCAAGCTGTATAGATGGGATTAATATCAAACTTATGAAATCAGGGGGTTTAACTGAGGCAATGCGAATGGTACATACAGCACGGGCATATGGGTTGCAAGTGATGTTCGGTTGCTATTCTGACAGTACGCTAGCGAATACAGCAGCAGCACAACTTGCCCCATTAGCTGACTATCTCGACTTGGATAGTCACTTAAATTTAACAGATGACCCTTTTACAGGTGCATACATGCAGGAGGGGAGAATATTACCAAACGATTTACCAGGGTTGGGGGTACAAAATAGTGCGTCTGGCGCTTAA
- a CDS encoding aldo/keto reductase: MLYRRFGRTELKMPVFSCGGMRYQYKWEDVPQSQIPRDNQKNLEATIRRGVELGINHIETARGYGSSEMQLGKILPTFPREQLIVQTKVNPAVDPKEFQRNFENSLRNLRLDYVDLLGIHGINHPESLNNSIRPGGCLDVAKKLQAQGKVRFIGFSTHGSTDTIIQTIQTNQFDYVNLHWYYINQVNWAAIEAANSHDMGVFIISPSDKGGMLYKPPQKLINLCTPLSPMVFNDLFCLSHPQVHTLSLGAAKPQDFDEHLKTLDLLENASEILSPILARLEEEAIATLGEDWVKTWHVNLPTFEETPLQVNIPVILWLRNLAIAYDLLEYAQMRYNLLGNASHWFPGNKADQVHTLNLQQCLSRSPHADKIPRLLAQAHQMLAGEAVQRLSQS, translated from the coding sequence ATGTTATATAGACGATTTGGACGCACAGAATTAAAAATGCCTGTTTTTTCCTGCGGTGGTATGAGATACCAGTATAAATGGGAGGATGTCCCGCAGTCGCAAATACCCCGTGATAACCAGAAAAATCTAGAAGCAACGATTCGACGGGGAGTGGAATTAGGAATTAATCACATTGAAACTGCCCGTGGTTATGGTAGTTCGGAAATGCAGTTAGGGAAAATTTTACCAACGTTTCCCCGTGAGCAGTTAATTGTTCAAACCAAAGTTAATCCTGCGGTAGATCCCAAAGAATTTCAGCGTAACTTTGAAAACTCACTACGAAATCTTCGGTTAGATTATGTTGACTTGCTAGGAATACATGGCATCAATCATCCTGAGTCATTAAACAATAGCATTCGTCCTGGTGGCTGTTTGGATGTAGCAAAAAAACTTCAAGCACAAGGCAAAGTCAGGTTTATCGGCTTTTCCACACATGGTTCAACAGATACTATTATTCAAACCATTCAGACTAATCAATTTGATTATGTCAATTTGCATTGGTATTATATCAATCAAGTGAATTGGGCTGCTATTGAAGCAGCAAATAGTCACGATATGGGTGTATTTATTATTAGTCCATCTGATAAAGGAGGAATGCTGTATAAACCACCACAAAAATTAATCAATCTTTGCACTCCTTTGAGTCCGATGGTTTTTAATGATTTGTTTTGTTTAAGTCACCCTCAAGTACATACTTTGAGTCTGGGGGCTGCAAAACCACAAGATTTTGATGAACATCTAAAAACTTTAGATTTGTTGGAGAATGCATCTGAAATTTTGTCACCAATTTTGGCACGCCTAGAGGAAGAAGCTATTGCTACCTTGGGTGAAGACTGGGTGAAAACTTGGCACGTCAATTTACCCACTTTTGAGGAAACACCATTACAGGTGAATATTCCAGTGATTTTATGGTTAAGAAATTTGGCGATCGCCTACGACTTACTGGAGTATGCCCAAATGCGTTACAACCTGCTTGGCAATGCGAGTCATTGGTTTCCTGGTAACAAAGCAGACCAGGTACATACACTCAACTTGCAGCAATGTCTCAGTCGCAGTCCTCATGCTGACAAAATTCCTCGCCTTCTTGCACAAGCACATCAGATGTTGGCAGGTGAAGCAGTGCAGCGGTTATCGCAAAGTTAA
- a CDS encoding DUF6464 family protein has product MRKSQARTRSRFRRAASTIYPVGRVQQNRISDDNYCTERSTLRGDRYYLEGVGYLVGDISCRFNARSGYLRCAVNPSGPCEGCRLYQAKETVSVEKSSSDF; this is encoded by the coding sequence ATGCGTAAAAGCCAGGCTAGAACACGTTCACGGTTTAGACGAGCCGCTTCTACAATTTATCCTGTAGGGCGAGTGCAACAAAATAGGATCAGCGATGATAACTATTGCACAGAACGCAGTACCCTCAGAGGCGATCGCTATTATCTTGAAGGAGTCGGTTACCTTGTTGGGGATATCAGCTGCCGATTTAATGCTCGTTCTGGTTACCTGCGCTGTGCTGTCAACCCGAGTGGACCATGTGAAGGTTGTCGCTTATATCAAGCAAAAGAAACCGTTTCTGTAGAAAAAAGTTCATCTGACTTCTAG